A region of Halalkaliarchaeum desulfuricum DNA encodes the following proteins:
- a CDS encoding MATE family efflux transporter, with translation MTTGAISPRLFRLAWPLVLGNLLQTLYNLADMFWVGRVSPEAVAAVSLMFPLSWMFVSTAMGLTAATIALVSQHVGAGNDRRADKVVSQTVLLATVVSIALAAIGLLSRHWLLYWIGARDQVYVEALAYIEVIFLTLPLTFLFFAFRSSLQGAGDTKTAMWLVAVSAGINIVIDPFFILGWGPFPAMGTRGAAVATFLSRLVAAVVGIYILVKGSWGIQLHVGDLWPDREILGNLISIGYPASLDGWARSFAAVALAALVARFGPAATAAYGIGVRLMSVSWTVSGAVGQATATGVGQNLGAGTPDRAVAVTRTATVATMAILFAAGGLVWVFPEIAIRIFVDDAAVIDEGIVFLRIVALAWGFFGGLMVIQGAFRGAGHTKVAMALSMLSRWIFRIPAAVYLAFAWTVTIPGTAITVSALDWGVEGLWWAFAASATASFFVGVAWFARGAWKEGVVETDLDGATGGAEDEPAMDD, from the coding sequence ATGACGACAGGGGCGATAAGCCCCCGGCTCTTCCGGCTGGCGTGGCCGCTCGTGTTGGGAAACCTGCTGCAGACGCTGTACAACCTCGCAGACATGTTCTGGGTCGGACGAGTGAGTCCGGAGGCAGTCGCCGCCGTGTCGCTCATGTTTCCGCTGTCGTGGATGTTCGTCTCGACGGCGATGGGGCTCACGGCGGCAACGATCGCACTGGTGTCCCAGCACGTCGGCGCTGGCAACGACCGCCGGGCCGACAAAGTGGTCTCCCAGACGGTGCTTTTGGCGACGGTGGTCTCGATCGCGCTTGCGGCGATCGGTCTGTTGTCCCGTCACTGGCTGTTGTACTGGATTGGTGCGCGCGATCAGGTGTACGTCGAGGCGCTTGCGTACATCGAGGTGATCTTCCTGACGCTGCCGCTAACCTTCCTGTTTTTCGCGTTCCGGTCGTCGCTGCAGGGCGCCGGTGACACGAAGACGGCGATGTGGCTGGTGGCCGTCTCGGCGGGGATCAACATCGTCATCGACCCCTTCTTCATCCTCGGGTGGGGGCCGTTCCCCGCGATGGGGACCCGGGGAGCCGCCGTGGCGACGTTCCTCTCGCGGCTCGTCGCTGCGGTCGTCGGGATCTACATCCTCGTGAAGGGATCGTGGGGGATCCAGCTCCACGTCGGCGACCTGTGGCCCGACCGGGAAATCCTCGGCAACCTGATTTCGATCGGCTATCCCGCGTCGCTCGACGGCTGGGCGCGATCGTTCGCGGCGGTGGCGCTGGCGGCGCTGGTCGCGCGGTTCGGCCCGGCCGCGACGGCCGCCTACGGGATCGGCGTCAGGCTGATGTCCGTCTCCTGGACCGTCTCGGGGGCGGTGGGACAGGCGACCGCCACGGGAGTCGGTCAGAACCTCGGCGCGGGCACGCCGGATCGGGCGGTCGCGGTGACCCGAACGGCGACCGTCGCGACGATGGCGATCCTGTTTGCGGCCGGCGGACTCGTCTGGGTCTTCCCGGAGATTGCGATCAGGATCTTCGTCGACGACGCCGCGGTCATTGACGAAGGGATCGTCTTCCTGCGCATCGTCGCCTTGGCGTGGGGGTTCTTCGGTGGGCTGATGGTGATCCAGGGGGCGTTCCGCGGCGCGGGCCACACCAAAGTGGCGATGGCGCTGTCGATGCTCTCGCGGTGGATCTTCCGGATCCCGGCGGCGGTGTACCTCGCGTTCGCGTGGACGGTGACGATCCCGGGGACGGCGATCACCGTCTCGGCGCTCGACTGGGGCGTCGAGGGGCTGTGGTGGGCGTTTGCTGCCTCGGCGACCGCCTCGTTTTTCGTCGGCGTGGCGTGGTTCGCCCGTGGTGCCTGGAAGGAGGGCGTCGTCGAGACGGATCTCGACGGTGCGACTGGCGGTGCCGAGGACGA